In Centropristis striata isolate RG_2023a ecotype Rhode Island chromosome 15, C.striata_1.0, whole genome shotgun sequence, a genomic segment contains:
- the sc5d gene encoding lathosterol oxidase — protein sequence MDLVLNVADYYVLTPYVYPASWPEDGALRQILSLLVLTNLGAAVLYLGLGAISYFFIFDHNLMKHPHFLENQVQREIKYAMTSLPMISIPTVALFFAEVRGYSKLYDSVDESPLGWPGLFLSMISFLFFTDMCIYWIHRFLHHKLFYKLFHKPHHLWKIPSPFASHAFHPVDGFMQGLPYHIYPFIFPLHKVLYLALYIFVNIWTISIHDGDYRVPTALTSAINGSAHHTDHHLFFEYNYGQYFTLWDRLGGSYRHPSALMGKGPHDLIRKLQAEGKLGNDRVKTKGQVNGLAERGVTCKEE from the exons ATGGATCTTGTACTGAATGTTGCAGACTACTACGTCCTCACCCCGTATGTGTACCCTGCATCGTGGCCTGAGGACGGGGCCCTGCGGCAGATCCTCAGCCTGTTGGTGCTGACCAACCTCGGGGCTGCAGTCCTTTACCTGGGCCTTGGCGCCATCAGCTACTTCTTCATCTTTGACCACAATTTGATGAAACACCCACACTTCCTAGAG AATCAGGTTCAGAGGGAGATTAAATATGCGATGACCTCTCTTCCCATGATCAGCATCCCCACAGTGGCCTTGTTTTTCGCTGAAGTTAGAGGATACAGCAAACTGTACGATAGTGTCGATGAATCTCCATTGG GTTGGCCTGGGCTCTTCCTGAGTATGATCTCCTTCCTGTTTTTCACCGACATGTGTATCTACTGGATTCATCGGTTCCTACATCATAAGCTTTTTTACAAG CTGTTCCACAAACCACACCACTTATGGAAGATCCCCTCTCCCTTTGCCAGCCATGCCTTCCATCCAGTAGACGGCTTCATGCAGGGCCTCCCCTACCACATCTACCCCTTCATCTTCCCGCTCCACAAGGTGCTCTACTTGGCCCTTTACATTTTCGTGAACATCTGGACCATTTCCATCCACGACGGCGACTATCGCGTCCCCACCGCTCTGACGAGTGCCATCAACGGCTCGGCTCACCACACCGACCACCACCTCTTCTTCGAGTACAACTACGGCCAATACTTCACTCTGTGGGACCGCCTGGGGGGCTCCTACAGGCACCCGTCGGCTCTGATGGGGAAGGGTCCACATGATCTGATCCGGAAACTTCAAGCAGAGGGAAAGCTAGGAAACGACAGAGTGAAGACTAAAGGGCAGGTGAATGGACTTGCTGAGAGAGGAGTCACATGTAAGGAAGAGTAG
- the plekhb1 gene encoding pleckstrin homology domain-containing family B member 1 has product MALMRSGWLWRQTSVLKRWKLNWCDLWIDGSLCFYTTDSRRDLEHRVSLKTSCLDVRSGLECGGVTPPESHPRENLIMVQLTNGSTVNLCANSEDESIAWKLTLLDTRRNPVFTYDPYDDSYQAIPLNRYHTVYITPGAGPGTHQVVVQRDPYDGVMENLALGLIAGMAAGTAMRSFLWMPFLFC; this is encoded by the exons ATGGCGCTCATGAGGTCAGGCTGGCTGTGGAGACAGA CTTCTGTCCTAAAACGCTGGAAGTTAAACTGGTGTGACCTTTGGATAGATGGGAGTCTTTGCTTCTACACGACTGACAGCAGGCGAGATTTGGAGCATCGTGTCAGCCTCAAGACATCGTGTTTGGATGTGAGATCTGGCCTGGAATGTGGAG GTGTGACTCCACCTGAGAGCCATCCTAGGGAGAATCTGATTATGGTTCAGCTCACAAACGGCTCAACAGTCAACCTGTGTGCGAACAGTGAGGATGAATCCAT AGCGTGGAAACTGACTCTGCTTGACACCAGGAGAAACCCG GTGTTCACATATGACCCATATGATGACTCCTACCAGGCCATCCCCCTCAACAGATACCATACTGTCTACATCACACCTGGAGCAGGACCAG GAACCCACCAGGTGGTAGTTCAGAGGGACCCATATGATGGAGTGATGGAGAATCTGGCACTGGGATTAATCGCAGGCATGGCAGCAGGGACAGCTATGCGATCCTTCCTCTGGATGCCCTTCCTTTTCTGCTGA
- the LOC131986156 gene encoding tubulin-specific chaperone cofactor E-like protein isoform X1 produces the protein MLKKNRSKAEHVRAGGPTEFRAGTMESSSDEEEVRTFVQVLSDKYNPENFPYGQGVMVMPSPPGSPVKDRLFLPCSLVLSDTGVSKAGDGSDIAAFCAHVVELDLSHNQLNDWSEICTIVANIPHLDFLNLSMNPLSSIKLEPCMADVFSRVRQLVLINTHISWDTVHTLTQHTPELVELFLCLNGYNTVTESQASCPSLRLLQITDNQLQEWAEVRKFGQLYPSLSTLVLANNSVDSVGDSQDTLQRLFPNLRSINLNNSGLSKWEDIERLNFFPKLEEVKVKGIPLLEPYTTHERRSLLLAQLPSVVLLNGSAVSNGEREDAERLFIRYYQDCPEQELPQRYHILVSKYGQLAPLAEVDLTPRGTMVDVRWGDRVEAVSLRLEQTVGDLKKHLRAVLQLPTNGIRLFYINREMSMMIGPEELKCGSRALHSYSIRDGDEILIVPRVKARCRSSNI, from the exons atgttaaaaaaaaacagaagtaaagCTGAACATGTGAGGGCAGGAGGACCCACAGAGTTCAG GGCCGGGACCATGGAGTCGTCCTCTGATGAAGAGGAGGTGCGCACCTTCGTCCAAGTCCTCAGTGACAAATACAACCCAGAGAATTTCCCCTATGGCCAAGGAGTAATGGTCATGCCCAGCCCACCAGGATCCCCTGTCAAAG ATCGCCTGTTTTTGCCCTGTTCTCTGGTTCTGAGTGACACTGGAGTCAGTAAAGCTGGCGACGGGTCAGACATTGCAGCTTTCTGTGCCCATGTGGTAGAGCTAGACCTGTCCCACAATCAACTTAACGACTGGTCGGAG ATCTGCACCATTGTTGCCAACATCCCTCACCTAGACTTCCTCAATTTGAGCATGAACCCTCTGAGCAGCATAAAGCTGGAGCCCTGCATGGCTGACGTGTTCTCCAGGGTCCGACAACTTGTTCTCATTAACACGCACATCAGCTGGGACACcgtacacacactcacgcaaCATACACCAGA GCTAGTGGAGCTTTTCCTGTGCCTGAATGGCTACAACACTGTGACAGAATCCCAGGCGTCCTGTCCGTCACTACGCCTGCTGCAGATTACAGACAACCAGCTGCAGGAATGGGCAGAAGTGAGGAAGTTTGGGCAGCTGTACCCGAGTCTGAGCACACTGGTTCTGGCCAATAACAGTGTGGACTCAGTGGGGGACTCTCAGGACACACTGCAGCGGCTGTTTCCCAACCTGCGCAGCATCAACCTCAACAACTCAG GACTCAGTAAATGGGAGGACATTGAAAGGCTGAATTTCTTCCCAAAGCTGGAGGAAGTCAAAGTAAAGGGGATTCCTTTATTGGAGCCTTACACCACCCATGAGAGACGTAGCCTCCTCTTAGCACA GCTGCCCTCTGTAGTGCTGCTGAACGGGAGTGCAGTGTctaatggagagagagaggatgctGAGAGGCTTTTCATCCGCTACTACCAGGACTGCCCAGAGCAGGAACTTCCTCAGAG GTACCACATCCTCGTATCCAAGTATGGTCAACTGGCCCCGCTGGCAGAGGTGGACCTGACCCCCCGCGGCACCATGGTAGATGTTCGCTGGGGTGACAGGGTAGAAGCTGTCAGCCTCCGCCTGGAGCAGACGGTGGGCGACCTGAAGAAACATCTTCGAGCTGTGCTGCAGCTGCCCACCAATGGAATCAGGCTCTTCTACATCAACCGGGAGATGTCTATGATGATTGGTCCTGAGGAGTTGAAGTGCGGCAGCCGGGCCCTGCATTCCTACAGCATCCGAGATGGGGATGAGATTCTAATTGTGCCCAGAGTCAAAGCCCGCTGCAGATCCTCAAACATTTGA
- the LOC131986156 gene encoding tubulin-specific chaperone cofactor E-like protein isoform X2 codes for MESSSDEEEVRTFVQVLSDKYNPENFPYGQGVMVMPSPPGSPVKDRLFLPCSLVLSDTGVSKAGDGSDIAAFCAHVVELDLSHNQLNDWSEICTIVANIPHLDFLNLSMNPLSSIKLEPCMADVFSRVRQLVLINTHISWDTVHTLTQHTPELVELFLCLNGYNTVTESQASCPSLRLLQITDNQLQEWAEVRKFGQLYPSLSTLVLANNSVDSVGDSQDTLQRLFPNLRSINLNNSGLSKWEDIERLNFFPKLEEVKVKGIPLLEPYTTHERRSLLLAQLPSVVLLNGSAVSNGEREDAERLFIRYYQDCPEQELPQRYHILVSKYGQLAPLAEVDLTPRGTMVDVRWGDRVEAVSLRLEQTVGDLKKHLRAVLQLPTNGIRLFYINREMSMMIGPEELKCGSRALHSYSIRDGDEILIVPRVKARCRSSNI; via the exons ATGGAGTCGTCCTCTGATGAAGAGGAGGTGCGCACCTTCGTCCAAGTCCTCAGTGACAAATACAACCCAGAGAATTTCCCCTATGGCCAAGGAGTAATGGTCATGCCCAGCCCACCAGGATCCCCTGTCAAAG ATCGCCTGTTTTTGCCCTGTTCTCTGGTTCTGAGTGACACTGGAGTCAGTAAAGCTGGCGACGGGTCAGACATTGCAGCTTTCTGTGCCCATGTGGTAGAGCTAGACCTGTCCCACAATCAACTTAACGACTGGTCGGAG ATCTGCACCATTGTTGCCAACATCCCTCACCTAGACTTCCTCAATTTGAGCATGAACCCTCTGAGCAGCATAAAGCTGGAGCCCTGCATGGCTGACGTGTTCTCCAGGGTCCGACAACTTGTTCTCATTAACACGCACATCAGCTGGGACACcgtacacacactcacgcaaCATACACCAGA GCTAGTGGAGCTTTTCCTGTGCCTGAATGGCTACAACACTGTGACAGAATCCCAGGCGTCCTGTCCGTCACTACGCCTGCTGCAGATTACAGACAACCAGCTGCAGGAATGGGCAGAAGTGAGGAAGTTTGGGCAGCTGTACCCGAGTCTGAGCACACTGGTTCTGGCCAATAACAGTGTGGACTCAGTGGGGGACTCTCAGGACACACTGCAGCGGCTGTTTCCCAACCTGCGCAGCATCAACCTCAACAACTCAG GACTCAGTAAATGGGAGGACATTGAAAGGCTGAATTTCTTCCCAAAGCTGGAGGAAGTCAAAGTAAAGGGGATTCCTTTATTGGAGCCTTACACCACCCATGAGAGACGTAGCCTCCTCTTAGCACA GCTGCCCTCTGTAGTGCTGCTGAACGGGAGTGCAGTGTctaatggagagagagaggatgctGAGAGGCTTTTCATCCGCTACTACCAGGACTGCCCAGAGCAGGAACTTCCTCAGAG GTACCACATCCTCGTATCCAAGTATGGTCAACTGGCCCCGCTGGCAGAGGTGGACCTGACCCCCCGCGGCACCATGGTAGATGTTCGCTGGGGTGACAGGGTAGAAGCTGTCAGCCTCCGCCTGGAGCAGACGGTGGGCGACCTGAAGAAACATCTTCGAGCTGTGCTGCAGCTGCCCACCAATGGAATCAGGCTCTTCTACATCAACCGGGAGATGTCTATGATGATTGGTCCTGAGGAGTTGAAGTGCGGCAGCCGGGCCCTGCATTCCTACAGCATCCGAGATGGGGATGAGATTCTAATTGTGCCCAGAGTCAAAGCCCGCTGCAGATCCTCAAACATTTGA